ACTCGACGTGCTGGTCGACGAGCGTGGGCTGAAGCGGCTTCCCGGGGCACACTGCTACGAGTTCTTTGCGACATCGGCCATCTTCGCAAACCTGCACGACGCCGAGCCAGGCACCCTCTACCTCACCGACTATCTCGCCAAGCACTTCGATCGGCTCATCTGGGAGGCCCTCGGACTCGACAGATGGCCTGAATTGCGCGACCAGTATTTCGGTAACTACACCCGACTCATGTACCTCAGTCAGACTGACGACCCCGCCATCTACAGCACGGCTCAACAGGCAGCTGTTCGCCTCGGTTTGGATTTCGCCCACCTGCCGACGGGATATGGCGACATGGCCGACGCCACGGTTGGTTTTCTGGAAACACACGGTGTTTCCCGATGAACAGGCGTACGGTCACGAAGGAACTCACGGTCATCTACTGGCGGGACATTCCTGCCCAGGTGACCGCCCGATCGGGACGCGAGAAGGCCACGATCGAGCTTCCCCGCCGCTTTCAGGCAGCCATCGATCGAGCCGCCAAGGTGGCCGGCAAAGAGAAGTACGACGACTACATAGGTGAATGGCGCCGG
This portion of the Acidimicrobiia bacterium genome encodes:
- a CDS encoding virulence factor, whose product is MNRRTVTKELTVIYWRDIPAQVTARSGREKATIELPRRFQAAIDRAAKVAGKEKYDDYIGEWRR
- a CDS encoding DUF1638 domain-containing protein, whose translation is MPDLPQVLILACGALAREYLDLIERNGWNNVTLECLPAKLHNTPKLITDAVRERLDRAEGSFDSILIGYADCGTGGQLDVLVDERGLKRLPGAHCYEFFATSAIFANLHDAEPGTLYLTDYLAKHFDRLIWEALGLDRWPELRDQYFGNYTRLMYLSQTDDPAIYSTAQQAAVRLGLDFAHLPTGYGDMADATVGFLETHGVSR